One part of the [Synechococcus] sp. NIES-970 genome encodes these proteins:
- the mnhD1 gene encoding multisubunit Na+/H+ antiporter, subunit D1, giving the protein MDVMASLTIIWLILPFMVGFSIYLLPRWNRYFAVAIAALSVLYGCGQFFGWEPFSLTLTDSFGVTLMFDQLTSYFILMNGLVTAAVILYCFDKQKSPFFYTQLVILHGVVNAAFCCADLISLYVALETLGVAAFLLITYPRSDRSLWVGLRYLFVSNTAMLFYLIGTALVYQANHSFAFSGLATAPREAIALIFLGLLTKGGIFISGLWLPLTHGESETPISALFSGVVVKAGVFPLVRCALLVPELEPLVRLFGVGTVLLGVIYAIFEQDTKRLLAFSSISQLGFVLAAPAVGGFYALTHGLVKASLFLTAGQLPSRNFRELCSQSMPRVFWWVLVLACASMSGLPFLAGYSSKILTMQNLLPWQVWVLNIAAVGTAIAFAKFIFLPCQAQPDLQLKPNLYWAIGVLLGSLFVANSFYLEAYQPSNLLKALVTTGAGWLAYGLIFRGLTVKLPRMFEEFEHLIGVMSLVLTGLFWMVLV; this is encoded by the coding sequence ATGGATGTAATGGCTTCTTTAACGATTATTTGGCTGATTTTGCCGTTTATGGTGGGATTTAGCATCTATCTTTTGCCCCGCTGGAACCGCTATTTTGCGGTGGCGATCGCCGCCCTATCGGTGCTCTATGGTTGCGGCCAATTCTTTGGTTGGGAACCCTTTTCCCTGACCCTAACGGACAGCTTTGGGGTTACCTTGATGTTCGACCAGTTGACCAGCTATTTCATTTTGATGAATGGCCTGGTGACAGCGGCGGTAATCCTCTACTGTTTCGATAAACAAAAATCGCCTTTTTTCTATACCCAACTGGTGATTCTCCATGGGGTCGTCAATGCAGCCTTTTGTTGTGCCGATTTGATCAGCTTGTATGTTGCCCTTGAAACCCTTGGTGTTGCGGCGTTTTTGTTGATTACCTATCCCCGTAGCGATCGCTCCCTGTGGGTCGGGTTGCGCTACCTCTTCGTCAGTAACACGGCGATGCTGTTCTATCTCATTGGCACAGCCTTGGTTTACCAGGCAAACCATTCCTTTGCTTTCTCTGGTTTGGCCACGGCGCCTAGGGAGGCGATCGCCTTAATCTTTCTCGGTCTACTCACCAAAGGAGGCATTTTTATCTCTGGCCTGTGGTTACCCCTCACCCACGGTGAATCAGAAACCCCGATTTCTGCCCTATTCTCGGGGGTGGTCGTGAAAGCAGGGGTGTTTCCTTTGGTGCGCTGTGCCCTCCTTGTCCCGGAATTAGAACCCTTGGTGCGGCTATTTGGGGTGGGGACAGTCCTGCTGGGAGTCATCTATGCCATCTTTGAGCAGGACACCAAACGACTATTGGCCTTTAGCTCGATCTCCCAGTTGGGTTTTGTGCTGGCGGCCCCGGCGGTGGGTGGGTTCTATGCCCTGACCCATGGTCTGGTAAAAGCCAGTCTATTTTTAACGGCGGGCCAACTGCCCAGCCGTAACTTTCGAGAATTGTGTAGTCAATCAATGCCCCGGGTCTTTTGGTGGGTGCTAGTACTAGCCTGTGCCTCCATGTCTGGGTTACCGTTCCTAGCGGGCTACAGCTCAAAAATTCTCACGATGCAAAATTTATTGCCCTGGCAGGTGTGGGTGCTCAACATTGCTGCGGTGGGGACGGCGATCGCCTTCGCAAAATTTATTTTTCTTCCCTGCCAGGCCCAACCAGACCTCCAGCTCAAACCGAATCTCTATTGGGCAATTGGTGTGCTCCTAGGGAGCTTATTCGTGGCCAATAGTTTCTATCTCGAAGCTTACCAGCCCAGTAATCTCCTGAAGGCTCTGGTGACCACTGGGGCTGGCTGGTTGGCCTATGGCCTGATTTTCCGGGGGCTCACGGTGAAACTACCCCGGATGTTTGAAGAATTTGAGCACTTGATCGGGGTCATGAGCTTGGTTTTGACAGGATTATTCTGGATGGTATTGGTATGA
- the mltA gene encoding membrane-bound lytic transglycosylase A, with translation MKRIWHSLVTTAMVAGSSLGGGIAIAQVLQPQQNSGAIALPDYGLWQAQDRQQLLAALDHSLRYLESNTAREAYDALAEPGFTRERVRRSLVRFRQLVQQHSDPRQLHQAIQREFIFYQSPGTDGLGQVEFTAYFEPAYIASPVRTERFQYPIYRQPPGFSTWTKPHPTRLELEGPDGRPPQGSPLRGNELVWLESRLEAYLIQVQGSARLQMTNGSTMTIGFNGSTDYDYVSLGRELIDAGIFQPEELSLPRLIEYFETHPRDLSTYIPRNNRFIFFQETFGSPPIGSIGVPVLAERSIATDKSIFPPGAIAFISTQLPYQRANGEWLKMPISRYVLDQDTGSAIRGPGRVDIFLGTGPNTQTRAGLVNDSGQLYYLLLRQ, from the coding sequence ATGAAGCGTATTTGGCATAGTTTAGTAACGACAGCCATGGTGGCTGGCTCTAGCCTGGGGGGTGGGATAGCCATCGCCCAGGTGTTACAACCCCAGCAAAATTCTGGGGCGATCGCCCTGCCAGACTATGGCCTCTGGCAAGCCCAGGATCGGCAGCAGTTACTGGCGGCCCTTGACCACAGTTTGCGCTACCTCGAGAGTAATACCGCCCGAGAAGCCTATGACGCCTTGGCAGAACCTGGGTTCACTAGGGAGCGGGTGAGGCGATCGCTCGTACGGTTCCGGCAACTGGTGCAGCAGCATAGCGATCCTCGGCAGCTCCACCAAGCAATTCAACGGGAATTTATTTTTTATCAATCTCCAGGAACCGATGGTCTAGGCCAGGTGGAATTCACCGCCTATTTTGAACCGGCTTATATTGCCAGTCCCGTTAGAACCGAACGCTTTCAATATCCCATCTATCGCCAGCCCCCCGGTTTTAGCACCTGGACAAAACCCCATCCCACGAGGCTTGAACTAGAAGGCCCCGATGGCAGGCCGCCCCAAGGGAGTCCACTGCGGGGGAATGAATTGGTCTGGCTCGAAAGTCGCCTCGAAGCCTATCTCATCCAGGTGCAAGGGTCAGCGCGACTCCAGATGACCAATGGCAGCACCATGACCATCGGGTTTAATGGCAGCACGGACTATGACTATGTGAGCCTTGGGCGAGAGCTCATCGACGCGGGCATTTTTCAACCGGAAGAACTCAGCCTACCTCGATTAATTGAATATTTTGAAACCCACCCGAGGGACTTGAGCACCTATATTCCCCGTAATAACCGCTTCATTTTCTTCCAAGAAACCTTCGGTTCACCCCCCATCGGCAGCATTGGAGTTCCAGTGTTGGCAGAACGATCAATCGCCACCGATAAAAGTATTTTTCCCCCGGGGGCGATCGCCTTTATTTCGACCCAACTGCCCTACCAGCGGGCCAACGGTGAGTGGTTAAAAATGCCCATCAGTCGCTATGTCTTAGATCAAGATACAGGCAGTGCAATCCGGGGGCCTGGTCGGGTGGATATTTTCCTGGGGACGGGGCCAAATACCCAAACCCGTGCGGGCCTCGTCAATGATTCAGGACAGCTCTATTACCTATTACTACGACAGTGA
- a CDS encoding putative RecB family nuclease — translation MLLSDDLLLNFKRCERRAFLDLYGDRQEQTSEKDFLQKLRKENQRQIREYLGKRPYHEPEAADWEGRAMETEALMAAGVECIYRGVLLHHVDQWPGTAIQHLTLVGKPTVLLRQAGESCWGPWHYRPINVKLGQKPKPEYKLVAMFHSFLLEQIQGRSPRLTQLILRARHPHRVDMVLWTDKLQETIRDCINLLLPEIEPEVFISRQRCHLCAWHNHCYTIAQTNNHLSLVPGVTPNRYESLQGMGVDTLESLANTSPKHLGQHLGADIAIQLQQQARAIVHQEVLWRVNRPNKVQPIPQGDIELFFDIEAEPDRNVDYLLGVYLVDRQNKMEKFYGFVAETLEEEGKIWQDFVDFVSQFPNAPIFHFSPYERDTLNRLGKKYSTPPAQLQAIAGRLMDIHQWVTKYLVFPVESYSLKSLANCLGYQWREEGVSGDQTVCWYDEWLETGDRQLLEAIVRYNEDDCRATHHLKQWVTEFIRTPEKTIVLR, via the coding sequence ATGTTACTGAGTGATGATCTGTTGTTGAATTTTAAGCGGTGTGAACGCCGGGCTTTTTTAGACCTCTACGGCGATCGCCAAGAGCAGACATCCGAGAAAGATTTTTTACAAAAACTGCGTAAGGAAAACCAGCGGCAAATTAGAGAATATTTAGGCAAACGCCCCTACCACGAACCTGAGGCTGCTGATTGGGAAGGCCGGGCGATGGAAACAGAGGCACTGATGGCCGCCGGGGTGGAATGTATTTATCGGGGGGTGTTACTTCATCATGTCGACCAATGGCCGGGGACTGCGATTCAACATCTCACCTTGGTCGGAAAACCGACGGTGTTGCTTCGGCAAGCAGGGGAATCTTGCTGGGGCCCCTGGCACTATCGACCAATTAATGTCAAATTGGGCCAAAAACCGAAGCCAGAATATAAGTTGGTCGCGATGTTTCACTCGTTTTTGCTGGAACAAATTCAAGGGCGATCGCCCCGTTTAACCCAACTGATTCTCCGGGCTCGTCATCCGCACCGCGTTGATATGGTGCTTTGGACAGATAAGCTCCAGGAAACCATCCGCGATTGTATTAACTTGCTCCTGCCAGAAATTGAACCGGAGGTTTTTATTTCTCGCCAACGGTGTCATCTCTGTGCCTGGCACAACCATTGCTACACGATCGCCCAGACAAATAACCACCTCTCCCTTGTCCCTGGGGTAACCCCGAACCGTTATGAATCGCTCCAGGGCATGGGGGTTGATACCCTCGAATCCTTGGCCAACACTTCTCCTAAGCACCTGGGTCAACATCTAGGGGCGGATATCGCTATCCAACTGCAACAGCAGGCCCGGGCGATCGTTCACCAGGAAGTGCTCTGGCGGGTCAATCGTCCCAATAAAGTGCAGCCGATTCCCCAGGGAGACATTGAACTTTTTTTCGATATCGAAGCGGAGCCTGATCGAAATGTCGATTATCTCCTGGGGGTTTATCTGGTCGATCGCCAAAACAAAATGGAAAAATTCTATGGTTTTGTGGCCGAAACCCTGGAGGAAGAAGGCAAAATTTGGCAAGACTTTGTGGATTTTGTGAGTCAGTTTCCCAATGCCCCAATCTTTCACTTTTCCCCCTATGAACGGGACACCCTCAATCGCTTAGGAAAAAAATACAGCACGCCCCCGGCCCAACTCCAGGCGATCGCCGGCCGCCTCATGGACATCCACCAGTGGGTGACAAAATATTTAGTCTTTCCGGTAGAAAGCTATTCTTTAAAATCCTTGGCCAATTGCCTCGGCTACCAATGGCGGGAGGAAGGGGTGAGTGGCGACCAGACGGTCTGTTGGTATGACGAATGGTTAGAAACAGGCGATCGCCAACTACTGGAGGCGATCGTCCGCTACAACGAAGACGACTGCCGGGCCACCCATCACCTCAAGCAATGGGTTACTGAATTTATCAGGACCCCAGAGAAAACCATCGTGTTGCGCTAA
- a CDS encoding low affinity sulfate transporter has protein sequence MQITNKIHFRNIQGDLFGGATAAVIALPMALAFGVASGAGPTAGLWAAVLVGFFAALFGGTPTLISEPTGPMTVVVTAIIANLTAADPENGLAMAFTVIMMAGVIQIIFGVLKLGKYVTMMPYTVISGFMSGIGVILVILQLAPFLGQASPRGGVIGTLGAIPDLLTNIRPIETFLAGMTVAIIWFMPRKWRKIAPPQLVALILGTILSLVVFQDVELRRIGEISASFPSLQLPNFGNLESRQLQLMVVDAIVLAMLGCIDALLTSLVADSLTRTEHNSDKELIGQGLGNLVSGLFGGIAGAGATMGTVVNIQSGGRTAVSGLSRAIILMVVILAGAQLTAQIPLAVLAGIAFKVGIDIIDWDFLKRAHKISLKGALIMYGVILLTVLVDLIVAVGVGVFIANVLTIEKMTALQAKSVKTISTADDAIPLTPVEKRWLDEANDRVLLFQLSGPMIFGVAKAIAREHNAIQDCDAIVFDLGEVPHMGVTASLALENAINEALEKDRNVYLVGVSGQTKRRLEKLDVFKKIPPENCFLALEEALKTAVLNIFPDAESRQDLEPKTL, from the coding sequence ATGCAAATAACCAACAAAATCCACTTTAGAAATATCCAAGGCGATTTATTTGGGGGCGCAACCGCCGCCGTTATTGCCCTGCCGATGGCCCTTGCTTTTGGTGTCGCCTCTGGTGCTGGCCCTACCGCTGGCTTATGGGCAGCGGTGCTAGTCGGCTTCTTTGCGGCGCTCTTTGGGGGCACGCCGACCCTAATTTCTGAACCCACCGGCCCAATGACGGTCGTGGTAACGGCGATTATTGCGAATCTCACCGCCGCAGATCCAGAAAATGGCCTGGCCATGGCCTTTACCGTCATCATGATGGCAGGGGTTATCCAAATTATTTTTGGGGTCCTCAAGCTCGGCAAATATGTCACCATGATGCCCTACACCGTTATCTCTGGCTTTATGTCTGGGATCGGTGTGATCCTCGTAATTTTGCAGTTAGCTCCCTTCCTGGGCCAGGCTAGTCCTAGGGGGGGCGTTATTGGCACCCTCGGGGCAATTCCTGATTTATTGACCAATATTCGGCCCATCGAAACCTTCCTAGCAGGGATGACAGTGGCAATTATTTGGTTTATGCCCCGGAAATGGCGCAAAATTGCTCCTCCCCAGTTAGTGGCGCTGATTTTGGGCACGATTCTTTCTTTGGTCGTGTTTCAAGATGTGGAGCTCCGGCGTATTGGGGAAATTTCAGCTTCTTTTCCGTCCCTCCAGTTACCGAATTTTGGCAACCTCGAATCAAGGCAGTTGCAATTGATGGTTGTGGATGCGATCGTGCTGGCGATGTTGGGCTGTATTGATGCGCTCTTGACTTCCTTAGTGGCCGATAGTTTGACCCGCACGGAGCACAATTCTGACAAGGAGCTAATCGGCCAAGGTTTAGGCAACTTGGTTTCAGGTCTCTTTGGTGGGATTGCTGGGGCGGGGGCCACCATGGGGACGGTGGTAAATATCCAGTCTGGGGGGAGAACGGCGGTATCAGGCCTTTCCCGGGCGATTATTTTGATGGTCGTCATCCTCGCCGGGGCACAGTTGACCGCACAAATTCCCTTGGCGGTGTTGGCCGGGATTGCCTTCAAAGTTGGGATCGATATTATCGATTGGGATTTCCTGAAGCGAGCCCACAAGATTTCTCTCAAGGGCGCCCTGATTATGTATGGGGTGATTCTCTTGACGGTGTTGGTAGATTTGATCGTGGCGGTGGGTGTTGGGGTCTTTATCGCCAATGTGCTCACCATTGAGAAAATGACAGCACTGCAAGCGAAGTCGGTGAAAACGATTTCTACGGCGGATGATGCGATTCCTCTGACTCCTGTTGAAAAGCGCTGGTTGGATGAGGCGAATGATCGTGTTTTGTTGTTTCAATTGAGTGGGCCGATGATCTTTGGGGTCGCTAAGGCGATCGCCCGGGAGCATAACGCCATTCAAGATTGTGATGCAATCGTCTTTGATCTCGGGGAGGTGCCCCACATGGGGGTTACGGCATCCCTAGCCCTCGAAAATGCGATTAATGAAGCCCTCGAAAAAGACCGCAATGTTTATCTAGTGGGAGTTTCAGGGCAGACGAAACGGCGCTTAGAAAAGCTCGATGTCTTCAAGAAAATCCCCCCAGAAAACTGCTTCCTTGCCCTTGAAGAAGCTTTAAAGACAGCGGTTTTAAACATTTTTCCCGATGCGGAATCTCGCCAAGATCTAGAGCCCAAGACTCTTTAG
- a CDS encoding multisubunit Na+/H+ antiporter, MnhC subunit — translation MFILEACVFAVIFIGFFGIIFKQNVIMKILAMDVMSTGAIAYYIVVAARGGIFAPIQGEIVGRAYADPVPQAVILTGIVIGFSIQALMLVGVMKLARNNPTLEAREIERNNTPWM, via the coding sequence ATGTTTATTTTGGAAGCCTGTGTGTTTGCGGTCATTTTTATCGGGTTTTTCGGCATTATTTTTAAGCAAAACGTGATCATGAAGATCCTCGCCATGGACGTGATGAGTACTGGGGCGATCGCCTACTACATCGTGGTAGCGGCCCGGGGAGGTATTTTTGCGCCGATCCAGGGGGAAATAGTGGGGAGAGCCTACGCCGATCCCGTCCCCCAGGCAGTCATTTTGACCGGAATTGTCATTGGGTTTTCGATCCAAGCCTTGATGTTGGTGGGGGTAATGAAGCTCGCGCGGAATAATCCGACCCTGGAAGCAAGGGAAATCGAGAGGAACAACACACCATGGATGTAA
- a CDS encoding putative membrane protein → MASQLLNLVPADAYKLLVVLFLSFLIGLEREEHKISKGYAFGGVRTYPLIGLIGYSVAFLAQGEIVAVIGGFAVVGGFLMISYWHKAETARVGLTSEMAGLATYILGPLVYGGDFWVASSLAIASLILLELKAFLEGLAQRFSEEDIFTFTKFLLLTIVILPILPNQTLTSFDLNPFKTWLVVVAVSTVSYGSFLLQRLIKGKGSIALVALLGGAYSSTVTTVALAKRASVDPENSKRYVGGMVMASGMMYWRLIFLLELFNGDLSARLIGPFAVLGLVGVLGGLVLYLQKKAPVDPENVPATYPQGNPLELKAAFGFALLFLIISLLTRYIVTDLGDQGVYSLAAIMGITDVDPFILSLTQSAGQSVPLALASVSILIATASNNAVKGLYARSFGDRQTGQQGLYLLLGFSLMGLLPILQQIP, encoded by the coding sequence ATGGCCTCTCAATTGCTTAATTTAGTCCCAGCGGATGCCTATAAGCTTCTGGTGGTGCTATTTCTCTCGTTTCTTATTGGCCTTGAACGGGAGGAACACAAGATTAGTAAAGGGTATGCCTTTGGCGGTGTGCGCACCTATCCTTTGATTGGCCTGATTGGTTATAGTGTCGCTTTTTTGGCCCAGGGCGAAATTGTCGCGGTGATTGGCGGCTTTGCGGTGGTTGGGGGCTTTTTGATGATTTCCTATTGGCACAAAGCGGAAACGGCCCGGGTCGGGCTCACCTCTGAGATGGCGGGCCTCGCGACCTACATTCTCGGGCCTTTGGTCTATGGGGGCGATTTTTGGGTGGCTTCTTCTTTGGCGATCGCCAGCTTGATTCTCCTAGAACTCAAAGCTTTCTTAGAGGGATTAGCCCAGCGGTTTTCCGAAGAAGACATTTTCACTTTCACAAAATTTCTGTTGTTGACCATCGTCATTCTGCCCATTTTGCCGAACCAGACCCTCACCAGCTTTGATCTCAATCCCTTTAAAACTTGGCTGGTAGTGGTAGCCGTCAGTACGGTGTCCTACGGCAGTTTTTTGCTACAACGCCTTATCAAAGGCAAAGGGAGCATTGCCCTTGTTGCCCTGTTGGGCGGCGCCTATTCGTCGACCGTGACCACCGTGGCCCTGGCGAAGCGAGCCAGCGTCGATCCAGAAAACTCGAAGCGCTATGTGGGGGGGATGGTCATGGCCTCGGGGATGATGTATTGGCGATTGATTTTTCTATTGGAATTATTTAATGGGGATTTATCGGCCCGCTTAATCGGGCCTTTCGCTGTTTTGGGCCTCGTGGGAGTTCTTGGGGGATTGGTCCTCTATCTACAGAAAAAAGCACCAGTAGACCCAGAAAATGTGCCAGCGACCTATCCCCAGGGTAATCCCCTTGAGCTGAAGGCTGCCTTTGGGTTTGCGTTGCTTTTCCTCATTATTTCCCTGCTTACCCGCTATATCGTGACTGACTTGGGGGACCAAGGTGTTTATTCCCTTGCGGCCATTATGGGAATTACGGATGTGGATCCGTTTATTTTGAGCCTGACCCAATCGGCGGGGCAATCGGTCCCCTTGGCCCTGGCCAGTGTGTCAATTCTCATTGCGACAGCCAGTAATAATGCTGTCAAGGGTTTGTATGCGCGCTCCTTTGGCGATCGCCAAACGGGACAACAGGGCCTGTACCTACTCCTGGGGTTTAGCCTGATGGGGCTATTGCCGATTTTGCAGCAAATTCCCTAG
- the mnhB gene encoding Na+/H+ antiporter MnhB subunit-related protein, putative → MKWIYLAVSVALYLKMLVLPNFVETIEPLLVDTVVAETGVPNAVSGIILRNRLYDTCFEVIVFTLSIMGVKFLLADEQPSPTVHQFTDAPSIVLARLGATITALVGIELAIRGHLSPGGGFAAGVAGGTAIGLVAITSSSVWMEGIYKRWRAASIEKISVLVFLICAIFSLVGLELPQGELGNLVSGGWIAPLNIIVAAKVALGSWAVILMFIRYRGLL, encoded by the coding sequence ATGAAATGGATTTACCTTGCTGTTAGCGTTGCCCTCTATTTGAAAATGCTGGTTTTGCCAAATTTTGTGGAAACCATTGAACCACTGTTAGTAGATACCGTGGTCGCCGAAACCGGGGTTCCCAACGCTGTCTCGGGCATCATCCTCCGGAATCGCCTCTATGACACTTGTTTTGAGGTGATTGTTTTCACCCTTTCGATCATGGGGGTAAAATTTCTCCTCGCCGATGAACAACCCAGCCCTACGGTTCATCAATTTACCGATGCGCCTTCCATTGTCCTGGCCCGCCTGGGGGCAACCATTACCGCCCTCGTCGGCATTGAACTGGCGATCCGGGGTCACCTCAGTCCTGGGGGCGGCTTTGCGGCGGGAGTTGCTGGAGGGACGGCGATCGGGCTGGTGGCAATCACCTCTTCCTCTGTGTGGATGGAGGGGATTTATAAGCGTTGGCGAGCGGCTTCCATCGAGAAAATTTCAGTTTTAGTATTTCTGATTTGTGCCATTTTTTCTTTGGTCGGCTTGGAGTTACCCCAGGGGGAGTTAGGAAATTTAGTCAGCGGCGGTTGGATTGCGCCGTTGAATATCATTGTGGCGGCCAAGGTTGCCCTGGGTTCCTGGGCTGTGATTTTGATGTTTATTCGCTACCGGGGATTGCTGTAG
- a CDS encoding multisubunit Na+/H+ antiporter, predicted subunit — protein MIEFTWSDDWYIVAAVLLLPLMAGSLVAQKNPYYALVVRGILGAIAALVYALLGAADVALTEALVGTMLSITLYAIAVRSSLVMRLGITEEQLDALRQTPEIFMYFTEILQRYHLRLEEQPYPDAAELQTALIQRDVHTIIYPQPHQDGHYVVVTRIERLYELFKGDRLPENIELMYQAQPQETSVSVAQPFPQNSP, from the coding sequence GTGATTGAATTTACTTGGTCGGATGATTGGTATATCGTCGCTGCTGTGCTGCTGTTGCCCCTGATGGCTGGTTCTTTGGTGGCCCAAAAGAACCCCTACTATGCCCTGGTGGTGCGGGGGATTTTGGGGGCGATCGCCGCCTTGGTTTATGCCCTGTTGGGGGCAGCGGATGTGGCCCTCACGGAGGCATTGGTGGGGACGATGTTATCGATTACTCTCTATGCGATCGCCGTGCGGTCTTCCTTAGTCATGCGTTTGGGGATCACCGAAGAGCAACTCGACGCCCTGCGCCAGACCCCAGAAATTTTCATGTATTTCACAGAAATCCTACAGCGATATCACCTGCGCCTGGAGGAACAGCCCTATCCCGATGCAGCCGAGCTCCAGACTGCCTTGATTCAGCGGGATGTCCACACAATCATTTATCCCCAGCCCCACCAGGATGGTCACTATGTGGTGGTGACTCGCATCGAACGGCTCTATGAACTGTTTAAAGGCGATCGCCTCCCAGAAAATATCGAATTGATGTACCAAGCTCAACCCCAGGAAACATCTGTATCCGTGGCCCAACCTTTCCCCCAGAACTCACCATGA
- a CDS encoding hypothetical protein (conserved hypothetical protein) has protein sequence MTWIFNMMLGAMVGALLIPIYEAWQDEDIWQKMLAFASIASKTSVMILLVSVLRNDWMIGVVGVMILCVGNAALMLLAHVLRRLNQR, from the coding sequence ATGACCTGGATTTTTAACATGATGCTTGGGGCGATGGTGGGAGCGCTTTTGATTCCCATTTACGAAGCCTGGCAGGACGAAGATATTTGGCAAAAAATGCTGGCCTTCGCCAGTATTGCCAGCAAAACATCGGTGATGATTTTGCTCGTTTCTGTCTTGCGCAATGACTGGATGATCGGCGTCGTGGGGGTGATGATCCTCTGTGTCGGTAATGCGGCATTGATGCTGTTAGCCCATGTTCTACGGAGGTTAAACCAGCGATGA
- the napA gene encoding sodium/hydrogen exchanger family protein gives MVFLSFTPPWFNPWLDVWSQMPGLTLATTPEAEYGSFVLTGVLMTLVVIYGVSKLGGELSKRFGLPPVLGELLGGVLVGASVLHLIVSPETGAIATDSNLMGLLQRLGNLDGAALEHIFASQSEVISVLAELGVIVLLFEIGLESDLRELSKVGYQAAVVAVVGVVAPFLLGTVGLVAIFHTPLIPAIFAGAALTATSIGITSKVLSDLGQLKSTEGKIIVGAAVIDDVLGIIVLAVVASLAKTGEVDLLNVVYLIIGASAFLLGSILLGRFFNQGFEAIANKLQTRGALLIPAVAFALVMAIIANVIHLEAILGAFAAGLVLDETDLRKELDRQVMPLADFLVPIFFVTVGAKADLGVLNPFEPANRAGLIIAAFLLVVAIIGKVITGWAVFGQPGINRLAIGFGMIPRGEVGLVFAGIGSASGVLDKPLEAAIIVMVILTTFLAPPLLQVVLNKPNDPNAPADKSVLENSLSS, from the coding sequence ATGGTCTTTCTTTCTTTCACACCGCCTTGGTTCAATCCATGGCTGGATGTTTGGTCACAGATGCCAGGTTTGACCTTAGCCACAACCCCAGAAGCGGAATATGGTTCTTTTGTCTTGACGGGCGTTTTGATGACCCTTGTGGTGATCTATGGCGTCAGTAAGTTGGGGGGTGAACTCTCGAAGCGGTTTGGTCTGCCCCCGGTACTTGGGGAGCTGTTGGGCGGCGTTCTGGTCGGGGCCTCGGTGCTCCATTTGATCGTCTCTCCAGAAACGGGGGCGATCGCCACAGACTCCAATCTGATGGGTCTATTGCAGCGGCTCGGAAACTTAGATGGGGCAGCTCTAGAACATATTTTCGCGAGCCAGAGTGAGGTGATCTCGGTGCTGGCGGAACTAGGGGTTATCGTCTTGTTGTTCGAAATTGGCCTCGAATCCGACCTCCGCGAATTAAGTAAGGTGGGCTACCAGGCGGCTGTTGTCGCCGTTGTGGGAGTTGTCGCCCCTTTCCTGTTAGGGACAGTGGGGTTAGTGGCGATCTTCCATACACCGCTGATTCCGGCTATTTTTGCGGGGGCGGCTCTTACCGCAACCAGTATCGGTATCACTTCAAAGGTCCTGTCAGATTTGGGCCAACTAAAATCCACCGAGGGCAAAATTATCGTCGGGGCAGCGGTCATCGATGATGTGCTCGGCATTATTGTCTTAGCGGTGGTGGCTAGTCTTGCCAAAACTGGGGAAGTTGATTTGCTCAATGTGGTCTATCTGATCATTGGGGCCAGTGCTTTTCTGTTGGGTTCAATCCTCCTCGGCCGATTTTTTAACCAAGGGTTTGAGGCGATCGCCAATAAATTACAAACCCGGGGGGCGCTCCTCATTCCGGCAGTGGCCTTTGCCCTAGTCATGGCAATTATTGCCAATGTGATTCACCTAGAAGCAATTCTTGGGGCGTTTGCGGCAGGTTTGGTGCTGGATGAAACAGATTTACGCAAAGAACTTGACCGACAGGTGATGCCCCTTGCTGATTTCCTAGTGCCGATCTTTTTTGTGACGGTGGGAGCCAAGGCAGACCTGGGCGTGCTCAACCCCTTTGAGCCAGCTAACCGGGCGGGCCTGATTATCGCTGCGTTCTTACTTGTGGTGGCGATCATCGGCAAAGTAATCACAGGTTGGGCGGTCTTTGGTCAGCCGGGGATCAATCGTTTGGCGATCGGTTTCGGCATGATCCCCCGGGGCGAAGTGGGCCTTGTTTTTGCGGGGATTGGCTCGGCCAGCGGTGTTCTGGATAAGCCCCTCGAAGCGGCGATCATTGTGATGGTTATTTTGACGACCTTCCTGGCCCCACCCCTCCTCCAGGTTGTTTTGAATAAACCCAATGACCCGAATGCGCCCGCAGACAAAAGTGTCCTCGAAAACAGTCTGTCTTCGTAG